A genomic segment from Malaclemys terrapin pileata isolate rMalTer1 chromosome 1, rMalTer1.hap1, whole genome shotgun sequence encodes:
- the LOC128825895 gene encoding uncharacterized protein LOC128825895, which yields MQSSPAVMAVQSQNRKRAPAWTDREVLDLIAVWGDESVLSELRSKRRNAKIYEKISKDMAERGYSRDVTQCRVKIKELRQGYQKTKEANGRSGSHPQTSRFYEALHSILGAAATTTPPVTVDSEDGIVSTAGSSDMLADGEDEEGDEEDEAVDSAHNADFPDSQDLFITLTEIPYQPSPAVTPDTESGEGSATPSATVSQPSLSSHSQRLARIRHKKKRTREDMFSELIACSRAQAAQQTQWRENLTRMHQANMDREERWRQEDQQATQTLLGLMREQTDTLRRLVDVLQERRQEDRAPLQSISNRPPPPPSPILPSPKVHRRRGGRVPANSHSTPAESSSSRRLSFPKI from the exons atgcagagctctccagcagtgatggccgtgcaatctcagaatagaaagagggccccagcatggactgatcgggaagtcttggatctcatcgctgtgtggggcgatgagtccgtgctttccgagctgcgatccaaaagacggaatgcaaagatctacgagaagatctctaaagacatggcagagagaggatacagccgggatgtaacgcagtgccgcgtgaaaatcaaggagctgagacaaggctaccagaagaccaaagaggcaaacggacgctccggatcccatccccagacatcccgtttctacgaggcactgcattccatcctcggtgcggccgccaccactaccccaccagtgaccgtggactctgaggatgggatagtgtccacggctggatcctcggacatgttagcggacggggaggatgaggaaggagatgaggaggacgaggcagtcgacagcgctcacaacgctgatttccccgacagccaggatctcttcatcacccttacagagatcccctaccaaccctccccagccgttacccctgacacagaatctggggaaggatcagcca ccccatctgcgactgtctcacaacctagcctgtcatcacactcccagaggctagcgcggattaggcataagaagaagaggacacgggaggacatgttctcggagcttatagcctgctccagagcccaggcagcacagcagacccagtggcgggagaacttgacccgaatgcaccaagccaacatggatcgggaggagaggtggcgtcaggaagaccagcaggcgactcaaaccctgcttggactaatgagggagcaaacggacacgctccggcgccttgtggatgttctgcaggaacggaggcaggaggacagagccccgctgcagtccatctctaaccgccctcccccgccaccaagtcccatactcccctcacccaaagtgcacagaaggagaggcggcagagtccctgctaactctcactccacccctgcagagagctcgagcagcagaaggctctcattccccaaaatttga